The Candidatus Poribacteria bacterium genome segment GTGTCTACATCCCCGACCTAAAGGACGGGGGTTTGACACCGAAGATTATGCTAAAACATGCTAAACATAACCATTAAAAGTATACGATATTTTCAAGGAAAAAGCAAGTTATACCATTTCTAAAAGTTTATCTCGCATTAACCGAACCCACTCACACCACACCCGGTAGGTGCGGTTTCTAACCGCACCGAGCATCGCTGAAAAATAGTCAACCTTTTAAGAGGAATTATCAATTAGAATTGGTATTATATCCGAAAAAATTGTTGATTTTGCTTGAGGCGGGCATAATACTTTAGGATTTTACCCGGTTTTTGTGAGAAAAGTTCTTTTAAAAAAAACAGGGAAATTGCGAAAAAGTTTCTTCAGGTTATTTCTATATTAACCCAAGTTGCTACTTGATAATAAAGTTTGGCTTTTATCTTGATTAATTTCTTAAACCCTACTATCATTGTCGCACTAAGCGGCGAGGAGATGCAGAGGTCCATACGCTTTAGCGTGTGTGAGCCGTCCCTGTAGTGAGGAGGTATGTCTATGACAACCGATATCTTGCAAGATATGATCGTACGCTGCCACGAACGGCATGAGAAGCCACTTAAGCAACGGAGGACGACCGCAACGCCTCCGTTGTACAAAGGGCTTCCTTACTATTTCACAGCCCATTGTGCACATAGATATCCTGTAATGCTCCAAGACTTGGAGGCAGCAGGCATTTCCTTCATGCCGATAGGGCGTGCCCCTGGAACCGACCGACCACCTCGGAGTTTTGGGGGTAATCGGTTCTTGAAACGCCAACAGGCGACAGACTGGGATATCATACAATGGCAGAAATCGTGGGGGATTCAAGTGTATACGGGTATCCCCTCCGCACGCGATGGCGCATCATGGCACGACATCGACTTTACCTACGAAGCTATCTGTGCCGCACCTAACGCCGTTCTATTTTGCGTTCAATCACTTATTGATGCTGTTGCGAACCCGTTGTTGACGATGTCAAAGTCTGGGGGACTCCGCTTTTCTTGCAGGATACCGGGGTACTTGCACCCGAACACGAAACAGGCAAAACTGTATGTCTATAAAGGGGACCTGACAGCAGAGAATCTACACCGACCTGACGCGTATCTTGAGATTGTTGGTGAGAAAGGATACAATTGCTGGGATGCGCGTTATGAAATCCTACTCGGAAATCTGTTAGATCCACCTATGATTTCTAAAGAACTCCTCTTTGCACCTCTCGATGCCCTTCGCGCGAAACTTCACCAACCTGTTTCCCAAAGCGTCCAAGACAAGGAGGACATTTCCGAAGCACCCTACTCTCTCGGATCGGGTAAACTGGATCTCGCCAAAGAGGCGTTTTTCAAGCGCGGATTTTCTTACGCCAGACAAGAAGATGGATTTCACTATTGGAGACGGCAGGGAGTGGAGATTGGCAACACAGAGGTATCATTGTGGGAGCGCGAGGGTGGCGTGTGGATATGTGCCTCTACAGCGAATACGGGGCTGCCTACGGAGGCAACGCTCATCACAGATGTTTGGAAGGATACGGGTATCCTGCCGCCGCTCCCCGCGACGGGGCTGCCGATAGATGATAAGGTGCTTGCCGTTCGGGAAGGGACACTCAGTCCACTGGGAATAAAACGCCCTCGGCCGGTGTTAGAGAAGCCGACACCTCCAGAAAAGATTCATGAGACAGATGAAGCAATTAGCACTCAGGTGCAGCATGCTTTCGATAGAAACGTGCGCGTTCTTGGATTTATTTCCGATACAGCTCCAGAGGAAGATCCTGAAGTAGAATCGTTTCTGCAGAATAATGAGGCAATCTGTTTAAACGTCTCAAACGTCGCACTTGCGGCAGAAGCGGAACAACTTCTTGAAAAGCGAAATGTGGGATCGGTCCCACGGTGGCGGGATCGGATGTATCTCTGGGATCAAGTGAAAGATACCCCCATCGCCATGCGTATAGCAGCTCCCTTTCAACGTGGAAACGTCTGCGTGGATCCTGAGCGGTGCGAAGCACTTGAGAAAAAGGGCGGGAATCCAGACGAAATTATCTGTCCACAGTGCCCCGTCTATACAACATGTCAAGAGCGTGGCTATCTATCGCAATTCTCTACATTACAAACTTCCGAAGCACAAATATTAGAGGATTCCCAACTGTTTTTGGACCCACAATACGCAAAAACAGTGGAACAACTTCTCGAAGCGCGCGATGGAACACATCGGCTTTGTATTACCAATTCCATGAGAGAGACTGAACTGTTTCTTGAATGCAATCTATCAAAAACCACATTGGAGGCGTGGGTTGCCAACTGGCAAGGCAGTGCTTTAGGCAATTTCGCCATAGCCCTACTGAATGCAGTAACAATCAGAGACAAATCCCATGCCAACGCCATCAAACGCCTGCGAACAGTGACACAGACGTTTGAATGGTTGGAAGCAGAAATCATTCAACAGATGTGCCATGTTGAGGTACAGGGGAGAGTGGTCGAGCGAGGGACTATTGATGCCGAGACCGAAGAGGAATTAGCACGCTTTACGATCGAGTTTGAAGGCGGGATTTCTGCTTACATTCCTTTAGACGCTGCGGCTGCGGAGAGACTGGCGGCAGAAGGGTTGCCCTTCTTTCGACCCGACGCTTTTGTGCCTAACGAAGAGGTAAAAATCCTGATGTCAATAGCGGATGCCGTCAGGTTGGGTATCTTGGATGCATCGACTGTTGAAAATATTCAGGCGTTTCCAACGGTTTGTGGGGACCCAAACTGGACGTTTTGGCATCAACTCAAGGGTTTCTTCGCATATTACACCCGAGACGCTGATGCACCGATGCGATGGGAAGACGAAGTGCTACAATTTTGGGTGCCGCCGGTCCTACATCCGGGCATCAGACACCTGTTGGTCACCTCCTCGGCTCTCCATGGCAGACACCTACATCGAGCGTTCTTGGATGAGGAAGTTGAGATCCTTCCCGCCCAACCGATGGCCTGGGTTCCCGGAAACTGTGTTTTTCAGGTTCGCACCGGTATTTATCCACGGGAGACAATCTTAGAACTCGACAACACTTGGAACGTTCTCGGGGTGTCTGAAACAGGACAGGACATTTTTTGGCGGATTCAAGCTGAAATTGAAAGGGATCGGAACATTAAGCATGGAATTATAACCCATGTTTACTCACTGTTACAGTTAAAGGATATCGCGAAAAATGAGAACGTCCGTTTCTTGACAGCTTTCCGATGGATGGAAGGATTGGAAATGGCTTGTCAAGAGGCAGAGGTCATCTGGATAGTTGGCTTGCCGGAAGTAGGACCACGCGCCATTTTGGAGCGCAGTCGGATCTTGTTCGGAAACGATGAGGAACCCCTCTCTTATGAAATGGACCCTGAGTCCCACCGTTACAAAGACGAACGCGTCCAGAGCGTTTGTGAAAAAGCGGTCGCCCATATATTCACAGAGATTATAGCACTCGCTCAGCTGAACCGTTTGGAAACCAATAAGAAAGTTATGTTGATTACGGGTTTGCGGATTCCCGAGATTACCGACAGACCTGAAACGCACCTTTTTGACTGGGCAGATTTGGAGGTTGCCGGTGGCTTAGATAAACTTTCAGAGGTAATAGCGACACGCCAAGGTTTTGAGACCGAACGCGACAATCTGACACCTGAATCCCCCAGAAAAGAGGTAGAGCGGATTCTGGGATGCTCCCCAAGACAGGCGAACCGAGTGTTACGAAGACTCAGGGGTGGGAAACTCGCACGTGTCCCTTTCCGCGAGCAAATCCTCGCGTTTCTCGCCGATGGAGACAAAAAAACACGGGAACTAACGGATGCGATTCAAGGACATCCAAAAGCAATAAACACAGAACTTACGCGCCTTGTAGCCCTCGGTGAAATTGTAAAAATTCGGCGAGGGGTCTATACACTGCCGAAAACATAGGACACCCACAGCCACTGAAAGACCCCTGAATTCCCTTATTTTTCCCTTGACAAATTCTGGAATCTATGGAATTATAAATACCGTATCTATCAGAAACGTTGTATTTATCATGCGAATTCCAGACTATTATCAAATCTTAGAGGTCAAGCGGAATGCTACCGCTTCTGAAATAAAACGCGCCTTTCGGCGACTCGCAAAACGCTACCATCCCGATAAAAATCCGGAACAGATTGCCTTTGCTGAGCAGATGTTTCGTGAGGTGTGTAGGGCATACAACACCTTACGGAATAAAAAACAGAAATCGGCTTACGATCAAAAGCTACAGACAATTGAACGTCAGCGTAAGGCGCGCGAAGCATACCTCGAAAAACTCAGTAAACTCAACCAGAGTTATGCCAAGTTAGAACTCCTGCTCGAAGCACTCCTCCATCAAAACTACGAAACCGGTATCTCTTTATACGAGCAGTTGTGTCATACTAAAAAGAAAACAGGCAAAGCGTGGCGCATCGACGATTTCCTTAGCTACGAAGAAAGTCGCGACTGTGAATTCCTCATTGCCGAAGCGTACCAGTCCCTCGGATTCTCCAACGGAGATGCGTCCTCCACTTTCGAGCGGCACCGAAAAATTAAGCAGGCAATGTTGATGTACGAATCCCTCCTGTCCGCCGAAGCGAAACGTCCCTGTTTCAGACACTTCACCCGAGAGGTCAAGGAACGCCTCAAGTTCATCTATCTCTACCATTTCAGCACCGATGGATACGATCAAGCACATCACATTTCCCTAACCAAGATCCGCGCACTAAAACTCCCGAAACGTGAAACCGCATGGATGTACAAAAAAATCGCTGAATTCTACGTGGAAATCGATCGACTCCCCGAAGCACGCATCGTTTTGAAGATGGCATTTGAATTGCAACCCCGTCTTACCGGTGCCAAAAAGATTTGTAGAACTTTAAATATAGAATATTAGTTGTCGGTTATTGGATATATACAGAGTATGTTGGGACACTCACACTTCAACCGATTATCACCGCTCGGCATCTATATGAGACGCAATCACAGCGACTCCCCCTATTAGCATTATACAACCGGAA includes the following:
- a CDS encoding DnaJ domain-containing protein, which encodes MRIPDYYQILEVKRNATASEIKRAFRRLAKRYHPDKNPEQIAFAEQMFREVCRAYNTLRNKKQKSAYDQKLQTIERQRKAREAYLEKLSKLNQSYAKLELLLEALLHQNYETGISLYEQLCHTKKKTGKAWRIDDFLSYEESRDCEFLIAEAYQSLGFSNGDASSTFERHRKIKQAMLMYESLLSAEAKRPCFRHFTREVKERLKFIYLYHFSTDGYDQAHHISLTKIRALKLPKRETAWMYKKIAEFYVEIDRLPEARIVLKMAFELQPRLTGAKKICRTLNIEY